A window of Tatumella citrea genomic DNA:
GAATCAACATCCGGTCCCCCCTGGCCCCTAATCCGGTCAGATATTCAGTGGCCAGAGTCACTGTAAACTCAGGAGCTGCACGGATATCATCCTTGCTGAGCGCCAGCACATCTGACACTCCGTCAACCACAATGCCCACTACTCTGTTTTTCAGATTGAGCACAATCACCACTGTGTTTTCATTATAGTCGACATTATGCTGCAAAAATTTAATTCGCATATCCAGAATAGGGACAATCACTCCCCGAAGATTTGTCACTCCTTTAATAAAAGAAGGCGTATTGGCTATTCTTGTGACGTGATCATAACCACGAATCTCCTGAACTTTTAGTATATCAATACCATATTCTTCATCGCCAAGCGTAAAGATAAGAAATTCCTGAGCAGCTATTTCTTCAGCTATTTTTTCCACATACCCCCCGCATATTCACTTATTCTCAGAGATTACCCGGCTTTGCGGATAAACATTTATCCCGGTGAAATGACTGCAATACCGCAATATCGACGATAAATGCGACGCTGCCGTCTCCCATAATGGTTGCTGCAGAAATGCCTTCAACTTTCCGGTAATTACTTTCAAGATTTTTTACCACCACCTGATGCTGACCAATAAGCTGATCAACCAGCAGAGCGTATCGCTTACCGGCAGTTTGTAAGATAATGGCAATACCCCGGGTTGGGTCCTGATGAGCATTCTCAACTTCAAATACCGCCGATAACGCCACCAGAGGCAGATATTCTCCACGAACTTCCAGCACCCGTTCTCCCCCGGCCAGTGCTTTCAGGAAGTCACGTTCCGGCTGCAACGACTCCATAACCGCGTTGAGAGGCAGGATAAAAACTTCATTACCCACTCTCACCGACATACCATCGAGAATAGCCAGCGTCAGAGGCAACAGAATGCGAATGGTCGTCCCCTGTCGTGGCTTTGAACTGATTTCGACATGGCCACCCATTTGCTGGATATTTCGTTTTACTACATCCATACCTACGCCACGACCTGACACATCAGTGACCTGTTCGGCGGTAGAAAAGCCCGGTGCAAATATGAGTAAGCCGATATCGTCATCACTCATGTTATCGTGCAGTGGAATGCCCGATGAACGAGCTTTTGCCAGTATTTTTTCGTGGTTTAGTCCCGCACCATCATCTGTGACTTCGATACAAATATTGCCGCCACGGTGCTCGGCCGACAGTATCAGGTGGCCGGTTTCTGATTTACCACTTTCCAGACGCTGCCGGGGGGACTCTACACCATGATCCAGGCTGTTTCGCACCAGATGGGTCAGTGGGTCAATAATGCGCTCTATCAGGCTTTTATCCAGCTCCGTTGAGCTGCCCTGCAGTGTCAGTTCGACTTTTTTCTCCAGTTTTGCAGCCAGATCTCTGACCAACCGTGGAAAACGGCTAAACACGTATTCCATCGGCATCATCCTGATCGACATGACAGATTCCTGAAGATCGCGGGCATTACGTTCCAGCTGACTCATGCTGTTAAGTAAGTCACCATGAATTCCTGGTTCCAGGGTATTCGCATGCTGTTGTAGCATCGACTGGGTAATGACCAGTTCCCCTACCAGGTTAATCAGCTGGTCAACCTTCTCTACTGCCACCCTGATACTGCCGGATTCGCTGGTTTTCATCGCCGGGGCGGATTGCCTGGCGGATTTTACCGGCGGTTCGCCAGCGGCTTTAGCAGGATTATCGCCCGTCACTTTTTCGTCGCGCGGTAACTGAAGAAAACGAACCTGTTGCTCATCGATAACAAAGCAGAGTACTGCGAACAAATCGCCTTCACTCACCCCGCTGATAGTCGCCTCCAGAGTGTCCGGTTGCTGCACAATCTCTGAGACCTTACCAAGATTTTGCAATTCGCTGAGCAGGAGTTCAGCTTCATTATTTTTCAGTGACTCCAGCCTTAACCGCACCGGTTTATCACTGCCACTCTTGTTATCGGAGCCTGCATCAGCACCGGTATCGGAAGGTTCTGCAGAGAATTGCCGGTCCGCTTTTTCGGGCGCGGTTTCTGCGTTGCTGTGACCGGAATCATTACCAAGAGCTATCTGGCGTAGCATTTCGCAAACATAGCGAAAACTCTCTTCATCTGGTTTTTGCGACGATTTATAAGCATTTAGCTGCTCTTGCATAATATCTTTGGTTTCCAGAAACATATTAATGATAGCGCTGCTCAGTGACAGCTCACTGCGCCTGGCACTGTCGAGTATATTTTCCAGGATATGCGTCGTTTCCTGTAATACAGTGAAACCAAACGTCGCCGCCCCCCCTTTAATCGAATGAGCTGCCCTGAAAATAGCATTTAGCTGTTCAGAGTCGGGGCTCTCAGGGTCCAAAGCCAACAGGTGCTGTTCCATATCAGCCAGTAACTCGTCGGCTTCATCAAAAAATGTCTGATAAAAATCACTGATATCCATTGTCACGTAAGCTGCCTTTATTGGTCTGTTGAGGGCGTTACTGCCGCGGGTGTGGGTTCAGCTTCTGCCGACGCTGGCGCTGGTTGCTGAATCGTGGTCTCAGGCGCAGACGGCAAGGTATTTACTGCGGACCCCGGGGTAGCCTGATGAGGTTCTTCCGGTGCAATGGTGCCATCTGTACCACTTTCGGACGGCGCCGGTGTCGGCGCTGGTGTAGTATTATCGGGCACAGGTTCTGACAGTTGCAGCTGATCCGGTTCTGACACAGTGATGGCCTGCTCTTCACTGTTTTCTTTTTCAATTGCCTCCTGCGCATCCTCAGTCAACACCAACAGACTGATCCGCCGGTTTTCCGCGTTGTCACCGTGCACATTTTTTAATTTCATCGTATTAGCCATACCAAGCACGCGCAGCACTTTCCCCTCATTCAGTCCACCACGCACCAGTTCCCTGCGGGACGCATTGGCGCGGTTAGCAGAGAGTTCCCAGTTACTGAAACCTTTTTCACCGGCCTGATACTGATAATCATCGGTATGCCCGGCAATGCTGATATCATTGGGAACATCATTAAGTATCGGTGCTATCGCCTGCATGATAGTGCGCATATACGGTTCGACT
This region includes:
- the cheW gene encoding chemotaxis protein CheW gives rise to the protein MEKIAEEIAAQEFLIFTLGDEEYGIDILKVQEIRGYDHVTRIANTPSFIKGVTNLRGVIVPILDMRIKFLQHNVDYNENTVVIVLNLKNRVVGIVVDGVSDVLALSKDDIRAAPEFTVTLATEYLTGLGARGDRMLILVDIEKLLSSDEMALVDTLR
- the motB gene encoding flagellar motor protein MotB; protein product: MKTNERQIIVVKKGKSSEHHGSHGSWKIAYADFMTAMMAFFMVMWLVSVSTPKELQQIAEYFKTPLKVALSGGRRSSDSVSVVPGGGEDVTRQEGEVNHVAPKADSKHQQDNRRLKHLQQKLENMLLKDPRLKALRPHLLITMVSSGLRIQIIDSKQRPMFLSGSSEVEPYMRTIMQAIAPILNDVPNDISIAGHTDDYQYQAGEKGFSNWELSANRANASRRELVRGGLNEGKVLRVLGMANTMKLKNVHGDNAENRRISLLVLTEDAQEAIEKENSEEQAITVSEPDQLQLSEPVPDNTTPAPTPAPSESGTDGTIAPEEPHQATPGSAVNTLPSAPETTIQQPAPASAEAEPTPAAVTPSTDQ
- the cheA gene encoding chemotaxis protein CheA, which produces MDISDFYQTFFDEADELLADMEQHLLALDPESPDSEQLNAIFRAAHSIKGGAATFGFTVLQETTHILENILDSARRSELSLSSAIINMFLETKDIMQEQLNAYKSSQKPDEESFRYVCEMLRQIALGNDSGHSNAETAPEKADRQFSAEPSDTGADAGSDNKSGSDKPVRLRLESLKNNEAELLLSELQNLGKVSEIVQQPDTLEATISGVSEGDLFAVLCFVIDEQQVRFLQLPRDEKVTGDNPAKAAGEPPVKSARQSAPAMKTSESGSIRVAVEKVDQLINLVGELVITQSMLQQHANTLEPGIHGDLLNSMSQLERNARDLQESVMSIRMMPMEYVFSRFPRLVRDLAAKLEKKVELTLQGSSTELDKSLIERIIDPLTHLVRNSLDHGVESPRQRLESGKSETGHLILSAEHRGGNICIEVTDDGAGLNHEKILAKARSSGIPLHDNMSDDDIGLLIFAPGFSTAEQVTDVSGRGVGMDVVKRNIQQMGGHVEISSKPRQGTTIRILLPLTLAILDGMSVRVGNEVFILPLNAVMESLQPERDFLKALAGGERVLEVRGEYLPLVALSAVFEVENAHQDPTRGIAIILQTAGKRYALLVDQLIGQHQVVVKNLESNYRKVEGISAATIMGDGSVAFIVDIAVLQSFHRDKCLSAKPGNL